In Nostoc sp. UHCC 0926, a single genomic region encodes these proteins:
- a CDS encoding GNAT family N-acetyltransferase encodes MRFPLIKVLKTGILIELDYMHPQEQEVVRALLNVVIVEGKTYPQKQPLSQVEFSTYWLSKDAFVVRTSVQDATHKPKEILGAFYLKPNFPGRCCHICNAGFIVQPGFGGQGIGRFMGEAMLLIAANLGYEPVMFNLVFETNIPSITLWQSLGFEIIGRIPCAAKLGDEQVVDALIMYRALG; translated from the coding sequence ATGAGATTTCCCCTAATTAAAGTGTTAAAAACCGGGATACTGATTGAACTAGATTATATGCATCCTCAAGAACAGGAGGTTGTAAGAGCATTACTGAATGTTGTAATTGTTGAAGGTAAAACTTATCCCCAAAAGCAACCTCTATCTCAGGTAGAATTTTCAACTTACTGGTTAAGCAAGGATGCCTTTGTTGTCAGGACATCTGTTCAAGATGCTACACACAAACCAAAAGAAATATTAGGGGCATTTTATTTAAAGCCAAACTTTCCTGGTCGGTGTTGCCATATTTGCAACGCTGGTTTTATTGTACAACCTGGCTTTGGCGGTCAGGGGATCGGGCGGTTCATGGGAGAGGCGATGCTCTTGATAGCAGCAAACCTGGGCTATGAGCCAGTAATGTTCAATTTGGTCTTTGAAACTAATATACCTTCAATTACACTTTGGCAGTCGTTAGGATTTGAGATTATTGGGCGCATTCCGTGTGCAGCGAAGCTAGGGGATGAACAAGTGGTAGACGCGCTGATCATGTATCGTGCTTTGGGTTGA
- a CDS encoding polyribonucleotide nucleotidyltransferase — protein MAEVDKSISFDGRDIRLKVGLLAPQAGGSVLIESGDTSVLVTATRSQAREGIDFLPLTVDYEERLYAAGRIPGGIMRREGRPPEKTILTSRLIDRPMRPLFPSWLRDDLQIIALTLSMDELVPPDVLAVTGASIATLIAQIPFNGPMAAVRVGLVGDDFIINPTYAEIEAGDLDLVVAGSPHGVIMVEAGANQLPERDIIEAIDFGYEAVRDLIKAQQDLVAELGLVIVQEARPQVDQTLENYIRDRANGQIKKILSQFTFTKPERDAALDVVKDEIATTIKELPEEDPIRVAATANSKALGNTFKDITKYFMRRQIIEDNVRVDGRKLDEVRRVSCLVGVLPKRVHGSGLFNRELTQVLSTCTLGTPGDAQNLNDDMQLDQHKRYLHHYNFPPFSVGETKPMRSPGRREIGHGALAERSLLPVLPSKEQFPYVIRIVSEVLSSNGSTSMGSVCGSTLALMDAGVPILKPVSGAAMGLIKDGDEVRILTDIQGIEDFLGDMDFKVAGTDTGITALQMDMKISGLSLDVISQAVHQAKAARLHILEKMLACIDQPRIETSPYAPRLLTIKIDSDMIGLVIGPGGKTIKGITEETGAKIDIEDDGTVTISAVDENKAKRAKNIIQGMTRKLHEGDVYAGRITRIIPIGAFVEFLPGKEGMIHISQLADYRVGKVEDEVAVGDEVIIKVREIDNKGRINLTRLGIHPDQATAAREAAAVNR, from the coding sequence ATGGCAGAAGTTGACAAGTCAATATCCTTCGATGGAAGGGATATTCGACTGAAAGTAGGCCTACTAGCTCCCCAGGCTGGGGGGTCGGTTTTGATAGAATCAGGGGACACATCCGTTTTAGTTACGGCTACGCGATCGCAAGCCAGAGAAGGCATTGATTTTCTTCCCCTCACAGTAGATTATGAAGAAAGGCTATATGCCGCTGGTAGGATTCCCGGAGGGATCATGCGGCGGGAAGGTCGCCCACCAGAAAAAACAATTCTCACCAGCCGTCTTATAGACCGTCCCATGCGTCCCCTGTTCCCCTCATGGCTACGGGATGACCTGCAAATTATTGCCTTAACGCTGTCGATGGACGAGTTAGTGCCACCCGATGTGTTAGCAGTTACAGGTGCTTCCATTGCTACCCTGATTGCCCAGATTCCTTTTAATGGGCCAATGGCAGCAGTGCGGGTTGGTTTAGTGGGAGATGATTTCATTATTAACCCCACTTATGCAGAAATTGAAGCTGGAGATTTGGATCTAGTAGTAGCAGGTTCACCACATGGGGTGATCATGGTGGAGGCGGGAGCCAATCAGTTGCCAGAGCGAGATATCATTGAGGCGATTGACTTTGGTTATGAAGCAGTGCGGGACTTAATCAAAGCGCAGCAAGATTTAGTAGCAGAACTGGGTCTGGTAATAGTGCAAGAAGCACGACCACAAGTAGACCAGACGTTAGAAAATTATATCCGCGATCGCGCTAACGGCCAGATTAAGAAAATCCTGTCTCAATTTACCTTCACCAAGCCCGAACGCGATGCAGCTTTAGATGTCGTCAAGGATGAAATTGCCACGACGATTAAGGAACTGCCAGAAGAAGATCCAATTCGAGTTGCCGCAACTGCAAATAGCAAGGCACTTGGTAACACTTTTAAAGATATTACCAAATACTTCATGCGGCGGCAAATCATCGAAGATAACGTTCGCGTTGATGGTCGTAAACTCGATGAAGTCCGTCGTGTTTCTTGTTTAGTTGGTGTCTTACCAAAACGAGTCCACGGTAGCGGTTTATTTAACCGAGAACTAACTCAGGTATTATCCACTTGTACTTTGGGTACGCCGGGTGATGCCCAAAACCTCAACGATGACATGCAGCTAGACCAACATAAGCGTTATCTGCATCATTACAACTTCCCGCCGTTCTCAGTTGGGGAAACCAAGCCAATGCGTTCTCCAGGAAGGCGCGAAATTGGTCACGGGGCATTAGCAGAGCGATCGCTCCTACCTGTGCTACCCTCAAAAGAACAATTTCCTTACGTGATTCGCATCGTATCGGAAGTACTTTCCTCCAACGGTTCCACCTCAATGGGTTCAGTCTGCGGTTCCACCCTCGCCCTCATGGATGCTGGTGTGCCAATTCTCAAACCCGTCAGTGGCGCAGCAATGGGTCTGATTAAGGATGGGGACGAAGTGCGAATCCTGACCGACATTCAAGGCATTGAAGACTTTTTGGGCGACATGGACTTCAAAGTTGCTGGGACGGATACCGGAATTACCGCCTTGCAAATGGATATGAAAATCTCCGGTTTGTCGTTGGATGTTATTTCCCAAGCCGTCCACCAAGCCAAAGCAGCCCGGTTGCACATTCTGGAAAAAATGCTTGCCTGCATCGATCAACCCCGGATAGAAACCTCACCTTATGCCCCACGTCTGTTAACAATCAAGATTGATTCAGACATGATTGGTCTAGTCATCGGGCCTGGAGGCAAGACCATTAAGGGGATCACTGAGGAGACCGGTGCTAAAATTGACATTGAAGATGATGGCACCGTGACAATTTCTGCTGTGGATGAGAACAAGGCCAAAAGAGCCAAAAACATCATCCAAGGCATGACCCGCAAGCTGCATGAAGGGGATGTCTACGCAGGACGCATCACTCGGATTATACCGATAGGTGCATTTGTGGAATTTCTGCCTGGAAAAGAAGGGATGATCCACATCTCACAACTAGCTGACTACCGCGTTGGCAAAGTTGAGGATGAAGTAGCGGTGGGCGATGAAGTGATTATCAAAGTGCGCGAAATTGATAACAAAGGTCGGATTAATCTCACGCGCTTGGGTATTCACCCAGATCAAGCAACAGCAGCACGGGAAGCGGCGGCGGTGAATCGGTAA
- a CDS encoding N-acetylmuramoyl-L-alanine amidase — protein sequence MKFGIDSGHNCPPDTGARGIKFEDNLTLDVGNRVIAKLRALGNEVVVCRPSSASTVRESLSKRCSTANGSKVDIYVSIHFNSFNGQANGTEVFATSDTGRKIAKPVLDEIVKLGFFNRGVKSGSHLFVLKNTDMPAILVEGCFIDSQKDMNLFNPEAMANAIVKGLTGKVSSVPVNPVPDEEQNVDTTILRLQKALNRLKITDKNGKALVEDGFTGANTKSAVEKFQTIVGVQPTGIADEATWNAINLILAKRILRPNHAGNAVIRYLQYRLGVENDGVYGPQTEVAIKNFQKQNGLDADGIVGPVSWQKLIG from the coding sequence ATGAAATTCGGAATTGATAGTGGGCACAATTGTCCACCAGACACAGGAGCCAGGGGGATTAAATTTGAGGATAATTTAACTCTCGATGTAGGTAATAGAGTTATAGCCAAGTTAAGAGCTTTGGGGAATGAAGTCGTAGTATGTAGACCAAGTAGTGCTAGTACAGTCCGGGAATCGCTTTCAAAAAGATGTTCTACAGCTAATGGGAGTAAAGTAGATATTTACGTCTCGATTCATTTTAACTCCTTTAACGGGCAAGCTAATGGCACAGAAGTATTTGCAACTAGCGATACTGGCAGAAAAATCGCTAAACCTGTATTAGATGAAATCGTCAAGTTAGGATTTTTTAATCGCGGCGTTAAGAGTGGTTCCCACTTGTTTGTTCTGAAAAATACGGATATGCCTGCGATTCTTGTAGAAGGTTGCTTTATCGATTCGCAAAAAGATATGAATCTTTTTAATCCGGAAGCAATGGCTAATGCGATCGTCAAAGGCTTAACTGGTAAAGTGTCAAGTGTTCCTGTTAACCCCGTACCAGATGAAGAGCAGAATGTAGATACCACTATTCTCAGACTGCAAAAAGCCTTAAATCGACTAAAGATAACCGATAAAAATGGTAAAGCATTAGTAGAAGATGGCTTCACCGGGGCTAACACCAAATCTGCCGTAGAAAAATTTCAGACTATTGTTGGGGTTCAGCCAACTGGAATTGCTGACGAAGCTACATGGAATGCCATAAATTTAATTTTGGCAAAACGAATTCTCAGACCAAACCATGCTGGTAATGCAGTTATCAGATACTTGCAATATCGTCTAGGTGTTGAGAATGATGGTGTCTATGGGCCGCAAACAGAGGTTGCAATTAAAAACTTTCAAAAGCAAAATGGTTTAGATGCCGATGGAATTGTCGGACCTGTTAGCTGGCAGAAATTAATTGGTTAG
- the bchH gene encoding magnesium chelatase subunit H has translation MKRIVLVAGFESFNADLYRKAAFLANSRCPELDIRVFSDRDLTSIRTEVEAALHDADVFFGSLLFDYDQVVWLRDRIAQIPIRLVFESALELMSLTKLGDFAIGDKPKGMPKPVKFILDKFSNGREEDKLAGYISFLKIGPKLLKYVPVQKVQDLRNWLIIYGYWNAGGPENVASLFWTLAEKYLGLKVGDIPPLVETPNIGLLHPDYQGFFESPREYLEWYKTHCRDAINRVSPNRVSPVVGILLYRKHVITKQPYIPQLIRSFEKAGLIPLPIFINGVEGHVAVRDLITTDYEIHQRELGNIETPSLSNEAVKVDAIVSTIGFPLVGGPAGSMEAGRQVEVAKRILTAKNVPYIVAAPLLIQDISSWTRQGVGGLQSVVLYALPELDGAIDTVPLGGLVGENIYLVPERVQRLIGRVKSWVALRQKPASERKIAIILYGFPPGYGAVGTAALLNVPRSLLKFLHALKEQGYTVGDLPEDGEELIRWVKEADESLNDGENIPASVNVRTLEKWLGYLQTSRIEKQWKSLTGTGIKTYGDEFQIGGVQLGNVWIGVQPPLGIQGDPMRLMFERDLTPHPQYVAYYKWLQNEFQADALVHFGMHGTVEWLPGCPLGNTGYSWSDILLGNLPNLYIYAANNPSESMLAKRRGYGVLISHNVPPYGRAGLYKELVALRDLISEYREDPQKNYVLKEGICKKIVDSGLDADCPFEDAKRLGIAFTPENVRMFSGHAFDDYLVELYEYLQVLENRLFSSGLHTLGEAPNEEELGSYLEAYFGDEPPRRQERQEEERLIRDLLMQSTDELTNLLRGLNGEYIQPAPGGDLLRDGAGVLPTGRNIHALDPYRMPSPVAYERGREIAQKIIAQHLDEYGKYPETIAVMLWGLDAIKTKGESLGILLELVGAEPVKEGTGRIVRYELKPLVEVGHPRIDVLGNLSGIFRDSFVNIIELLDDLFQRAADADEPENQNFIRRHALALKAQGVENASARLFSNPAGDFGSLVNDRVVDGNWESGEELGNTWQSRNVFSYGREDKGQARPEVLNTLLKTSDRIVQEIDSVEYGLTDIQEYYANTGGLKRAAEKQGGKKVTTSFVESFSKDTTPRNLDDLLRMEYRTKLVNPKWAQAMANQGSGGAFEISQRMTALIGWGGTADFTDDWVYDQAADTYALDAEMADKLRKANPEAFRNILGRMLEAHGRGFWEADGEKLDKLRQLYELTDEELEGVTV, from the coding sequence ATGAAACGCATCGTCTTGGTTGCTGGGTTTGAATCGTTCAACGCTGACTTGTACAGGAAAGCAGCTTTTTTAGCTAACTCTCGCTGTCCTGAGTTGGATATTCGAGTATTTAGCGATCGCGATCTTACTAGCATTCGCACCGAGGTAGAAGCAGCACTTCATGACGCTGATGTGTTTTTCGGTAGCCTACTATTTGATTATGACCAGGTTGTGTGGTTGCGCGATCGCATTGCCCAAATTCCCATCCGCCTGGTGTTTGAGTCAGCCTTGGAATTGATGAGTTTAACCAAGCTGGGTGACTTTGCCATTGGCGACAAACCTAAAGGAATGCCCAAACCAGTTAAATTCATCCTCGACAAATTTAGCAACGGACGAGAAGAAGACAAACTCGCTGGTTACATCAGCTTCTTAAAAATTGGCCCTAAACTACTGAAATACGTACCAGTGCAAAAAGTCCAAGACTTACGCAACTGGTTAATTATCTATGGTTACTGGAATGCTGGCGGCCCAGAAAACGTCGCTTCATTATTCTGGACACTGGCAGAAAAATATTTGGGTTTAAAAGTCGGCGACATTCCCCCGCTAGTCGAAACCCCCAACATCGGATTACTCCATCCCGATTATCAAGGATTTTTTGAATCGCCCCGCGAATATTTAGAATGGTATAAAACCCATTGTAGAGACGCGATTAATCGCGTCTCCCCTAATCGCGTCTCCCCAGTTGTCGGAATTCTCCTCTACCGAAAACACGTCATCACCAAACAACCCTACATTCCCCAACTGATTCGCAGTTTTGAAAAAGCTGGGTTGATTCCTTTACCCATCTTCATCAACGGTGTAGAAGGACACGTGGCGGTACGAGATTTGATAACAACCGACTATGAAATTCACCAACGAGAACTAGGTAATATAGAGACTCCCTCACTATCTAATGAAGCAGTCAAAGTGGATGCGATCGTTTCGACAATTGGCTTTCCTCTGGTGGGTGGCCCGGCTGGTTCAATGGAAGCAGGGCGTCAGGTGGAAGTAGCAAAGCGCATCCTCACTGCCAAAAATGTACCTTATATAGTTGCTGCACCACTATTAATTCAAGATATTTCTTCGTGGACGCGCCAAGGTGTCGGCGGATTGCAAAGTGTGGTATTGTACGCGTTACCAGAACTGGATGGGGCTATTGATACCGTTCCCCTCGGTGGTTTGGTGGGCGAAAATATTTATCTGGTTCCCGAACGGGTGCAGCGATTAATTGGTAGGGTGAAAAGTTGGGTGGCTTTGCGGCAAAAACCTGCTTCGGAACGCAAGATTGCGATCATTTTATATGGGTTTCCTCCAGGTTATGGTGCTGTGGGGACAGCGGCATTATTAAATGTCCCGCGTAGTTTGCTGAAGTTTCTCCACGCACTCAAAGAACAAGGTTACACTGTCGGAGATTTACCGGAAGATGGGGAAGAATTGATTCGCTGGGTGAAAGAGGCGGATGAATCTTTAAATGACGGGGAAAATATCCCTGCATCTGTCAATGTTCGCACATTAGAAAAATGGTTGGGATATCTGCAAACTTCCCGTATCGAAAAACAATGGAAATCTCTTACGGGAACTGGTATTAAAACTTATGGCGATGAATTTCAAATTGGTGGTGTGCAATTAGGCAATGTGTGGATAGGTGTACAACCACCTTTGGGGATACAAGGCGACCCGATGCGCTTAATGTTTGAACGAGATTTAACGCCTCATCCTCAATATGTAGCTTATTATAAATGGCTGCAAAATGAGTTTCAAGCTGATGCTTTAGTTCACTTTGGAATGCATGGGACGGTGGAATGGTTGCCTGGTTGTCCGTTGGGGAATACGGGTTATTCTTGGTCGGATATTTTGTTAGGAAATTTGCCTAATCTATATATATATGCGGCGAATAATCCTTCTGAATCAATGTTGGCGAAACGTCGCGGTTATGGTGTGTTGATTTCTCATAATGTGCCGCCTTATGGGCGTGCAGGTTTGTATAAGGAATTGGTGGCGTTGCGAGATTTGATTTCGGAGTATCGGGAAGATCCACAAAAGAATTATGTGCTTAAAGAAGGGATTTGTAAAAAAATTGTGGACTCTGGGTTAGATGCAGATTGTCCGTTTGAGGATGCTAAACGGTTGGGGATTGCGTTTACTCCAGAAAATGTTCGGATGTTTAGCGGTCATGCTTTTGATGATTATTTGGTGGAGTTGTATGAATATTTGCAGGTTTTAGAAAATCGGTTGTTTTCTTCTGGGTTACATACTTTGGGGGAAGCACCGAATGAGGAGGAATTGGGGTCGTATTTGGAGGCTTATTTTGGAGACGAACCGCCAAGACGCCAAGAACGCCAAGAGGAGGAAAGACTAATAAGGGATTTGTTGATGCAATCTACGGATGAGTTAACGAATTTGTTAAGGGGGTTGAATGGGGAGTATATTCAGCCTGCGCCTGGTGGGGATTTGTTACGGGATGGGGCTGGTGTTTTGCCTACGGGGAGGAATATTCATGCTTTAGATCCTTATCGGATGCCTTCGCCTGTGGCGTATGAACGGGGACGAGAAATTGCTCAAAAAATTATCGCGCAGCATTTGGATGAATATGGGAAGTATCCGGAAACGATCGCGGTGATGCTTTGGGGATTGGATGCGATTAAAACTAAGGGTGAATCTTTGGGGATTTTGTTGGAGTTGGTGGGGGCTGAACCTGTTAAGGAAGGAACTGGTAGAATTGTTCGTTATGAATTGAAGCCGTTGGTGGAGGTTGGACATCCCCGCATTGATGTGTTGGGTAATTTGTCTGGGATTTTCCGGGATAGTTTTGTAAATATCATCGAATTGTTGGATGATTTATTTCAACGGGCGGCTGATGCTGATGAACCGGAAAATCAAAATTTTATTAGAAGACATGCTTTAGCTTTAAAAGCCCAAGGGGTGGAAAATGCATCGGCGAGATTGTTTTCTAATCCGGCGGGTGATTTTGGTTCTTTGGTGAACGATCGCGTGGTGGATGGGAATTGGGAATCTGGTGAGGAGTTGGGGAATACTTGGCAAAGTCGCAATGTGTTTAGCTATGGGAGAGAAGATAAAGGTCAAGCTAGACCGGAAGTGTTGAATACGTTGTTGAAAACTAGCGATCGCATTGTTCAAGAAATCGATTCGGTAGAATATGGTTTAACTGATATTCAAGAATATTACGCCAATACCGGCGGTTTGAAAAGGGCAGCAGAAAAACAAGGCGGTAAGAAGGTTACAACTAGTTTTGTGGAAAGTTTCTCGAAGGATACTACACCCCGCAATTTGGATGATTTGCTGCGAATGGAGTACCGCACTAAGTTGGTAAATCCTAAATGGGCACAAGCGATGGCCAATCAAGGTTCTGGTGGTGCGTTTGAAATTTCTCAACGGATGACGGCGTTGATTGGTTGGGGTGGTACTGCCGATTTTACCGATGATTGGGTTTATGACCAAGCGGCTGATACTTATGCTTTAGATGCAGAGATGGCGGATAAATTACGTAAGGCAAATCCTGAAGCTTTTCGCAATATTTTAGGGAGAATGTTGGAGGCGCATGGGCGGGGTTTCTGGGAAGCTGATGGTGAGAAGTTAGATAAGTTGCGCCAGTTGTATGAGTTGACAGATGAGGAGTTGGAGGGTGTGACGGTTTAG
- a CDS encoding type II toxin-antitoxin system HicB family antitoxin: MENSFTAVFEKIDDWYIGYVQELPGANVQERTLEEARESLREAIELILISNRELAEQQLSGKDVVREQITVKL, encoded by the coding sequence ATGGAAAACTCTTTTACTGCTGTATTTGAAAAGATAGATGATTGGTATATTGGCTACGTGCAGGAGTTACCCGGTGCTAATGTACAAGAGAGAACGCTGGAAGAAGCTAGAGAAAGCCTACGGGAAGCGATAGAGTTAATTTTAATATCAAATCGGGAACTTGCAGAGCAACAACTCTCCGGTAAAGATGTCGTCCGTGAACAGATTACTGTCAAATTATAG
- a CDS encoding type II toxin-antitoxin system HicA family toxin has translation MKRRELIRHLQENGCLFLREGGRHTIYYNPSNNRTSAVPRHTEIVDILSIKICKDLDISPP, from the coding sequence GTGAAAAGACGTGAATTGATTCGCCATTTGCAAGAGAACGGCTGTTTGTTTCTTCGAGAGGGTGGAAGGCATACGATTTATTACAATCCATCGAACAACAGAACCTCAGCAGTTCCAAGACATACTGAGATTGTTGATATTCTATCTATCAAGATTTGCAAAGATTTGGATATTTCCCCACCCTAG